In the genome of Rhizobium sp. NXC24, one region contains:
- a CDS encoding GntR family transcriptional regulator encodes MAPKYAAVAQVLVKGIQEGRYPVGSVLPNELDLANQFGVGRSTVRAAMRELQSSGLISRKRNVGTRVESAGLESLELTFSQAMTSIQSIQQFGVDTKRRIKDIREVVVDEALSRELDCRPGSRWLKVSSLRVISQQNKDEPFCWTDVYISSEVSQAVEPRLRNYDEIFSNLIEEVSGRRIVEIRQDIFATIISREVGVALHSEHAPVGLKIRRKYFLSPMNLVQISLTYHPSDRFHYASILKRT; translated from the coding sequence ATGGCGCCTAAGTACGCAGCGGTCGCTCAGGTCCTGGTTAAAGGCATTCAGGAAGGTCGATATCCTGTTGGGTCTGTCCTGCCTAATGAACTAGATCTTGCCAATCAATTTGGCGTGGGCCGCTCGACGGTGCGCGCTGCAATGCGGGAGCTGCAAAGTTCGGGGCTAATCAGTCGCAAAAGAAATGTGGGTACGCGGGTTGAATCCGCGGGACTGGAATCGTTAGAACTTACGTTTTCTCAAGCGATGACCTCCATCCAATCGATTCAACAGTTCGGAGTTGATACGAAACGGCGCATCAAAGACATTCGCGAAGTTGTGGTTGATGAAGCGCTGTCGAGGGAACTCGACTGTAGACCCGGAAGCCGCTGGCTTAAGGTCTCAAGTTTACGTGTCATTTCGCAGCAGAACAAAGATGAGCCCTTTTGCTGGACCGATGTTTATATCAGTTCGGAGGTCAGCCAGGCCGTCGAACCGCGGCTCCGCAACTATGATGAAATCTTCAGTAATTTGATTGAGGAGGTGTCAGGGAGGCGAATAGTGGAAATCCGCCAAGATATATTCGCCACAATTATTTCCCGCGAGGTCGGTGTTGCACTTCATTCAGAGCACGCCCCGGTGGGACTGAAAATACGGCGGAAGTATTTTCTCAGCCCAATGAACCTTGTTCAGATCAGTCTAACTTACCATCCATCCGATCGGTTTCACTACGCCAGTATTCTAAAAAGGACGTGA
- a CDS encoding amino acid ABC transporter permease, producing the protein MVDFIEAYAPSLVKALPATLVIWILAVAVGAAVGLLLALIRVYAATPLAKASAVYVDVVRGTPMLVQMFILYFGLPEIGIVFSPFVAATLAIGLNSAAYQAEYFRAGFLAIPSNQVAAARALGMKKWCYVRHVSIPQAMRIALPAWSNEFVVELQYSSLAFTIGVTELTGAAQKICSTTYRCVDAYLLAGAFYLVLTGVVVTAFSAISKRFAITPAQ; encoded by the coding sequence ATGGTTGATTTTATCGAAGCATATGCGCCTTCGTTGGTGAAGGCGCTTCCAGCTACACTCGTGATTTGGATACTAGCAGTCGCAGTGGGGGCCGCGGTGGGACTTCTCTTAGCCCTCATACGTGTCTATGCGGCGACGCCGCTTGCGAAAGCAAGTGCCGTGTACGTCGACGTCGTCCGCGGCACACCGATGTTGGTCCAAATGTTCATTCTCTATTTCGGCCTTCCCGAAATTGGAATCGTCTTTTCTCCGTTCGTTGCGGCCACTTTGGCAATAGGCTTGAATTCGGCTGCATATCAGGCCGAATATTTCCGAGCAGGCTTCCTTGCTATACCGTCGAACCAGGTCGCGGCCGCGAGGGCGTTGGGCATGAAAAAGTGGTGTTACGTTCGCCATGTCTCGATCCCGCAGGCAATGCGAATTGCCCTTCCTGCCTGGTCCAATGAATTTGTTGTAGAACTGCAATATTCTTCTCTCGCCTTTACGATCGGTGTGACCGAACTCACGGGCGCTGCGCAGAAGATTTGCTCGACGACGTACCGCTGCGTCGATGCTTATCTACTCGCTGGAGCTTTCTATTTGGTTCTCACAGGTGTGGTGGTGACAGCTTTCAGTGCGATCTCGAAGCGTTTCGCGATAACGCCCGCGCAATAG
- a CDS encoding ATP-binding cassette domain-containing protein: protein MFQDFALFSHLTALENVMLGLTKVKKLSRVHARDRAREELAKVGLLNREGHYPSQLSGGQEQRAGIARALAMDPSVILFDEPTSALDPELTSEVLAAMRNIAMQGITMVVVTHEMKFAKEVASEVIFMDRGTVLETAPPAEFFDPPRTERSRRFLQLNPLR from the coding sequence GTGTTTCAGGATTTCGCCTTGTTTTCTCACCTCACCGCACTTGAGAACGTCATGCTGGGGCTGACGAAAGTCAAGAAGCTGTCGAGGGTTCATGCACGGGACAGAGCGCGTGAGGAACTTGCCAAAGTCGGCCTCCTGAACCGAGAGGGGCACTATCCGTCTCAACTGTCTGGCGGTCAGGAGCAACGCGCCGGAATTGCACGGGCACTAGCAATGGATCCCTCGGTCATCCTCTTCGATGAACCGACCTCCGCCTTGGATCCTGAGCTGACAAGTGAGGTTTTAGCTGCAATGCGGAACATCGCAATGCAGGGGATTACTATGGTTGTCGTGACCCATGAGATGAAATTTGCAAAAGAGGTCGCGTCGGAGGTCATCTTTATGGATCGAGGGACAGTACTAGAGACAGCGCCCCCGGCTGAATTTTTCGACCCCCCCCGAACGGAACGGTCTCGCCGCTTCCTTCAGCTAAATCCTCTAAGATAA
- a CDS encoding IS5 family transposase (programmed frameshift): protein MDCDKLRDDQWERLKGFVPGGRRGKRGPRTNNRLFLDALLWMARSGGRWRDLPEYLGDYRSVKRRYYRWIEMGVLDDMLAALAREADLEWLMIDSTIVRAHQHAAGARKVKGGPDAQGLGRSRGGLSTKIHAAGDALGLPLRLIGTPGQRNDITAAHDLVNGLDAAALLADKGYDAGHLIEKLEKTGTEIVIPPKRDRKTQRAYDTALYKERNRIERFFNKLKQFRRVATRYDKLLANFMGFVKLAAIAIWLK from the exons ATGGATTGCGATAAGCTTCGGGACGATCAATGGGAACGGCTCAAGGGTTTCGTGCCGGGCGGCAGGCGAGGCAAGCGCGGTCCCCGGACAAATAACCGGTTGTTTCTCGATGCACTTTTGTGGATGGCCCGCTCCGGCGGCCGCTGGCGTGACCTGCCCGAGTATCTGGGCGACTACCGTTCGGTGAAGCGGCGCTATTATCGCTGGATCGAGATGGGCGTGCTGGACGACATGCTTGCCGCGCTCGCTCGTGAAGCAGATCTCGAATGGCTGATGATCGATTCGACCATCGTCCGTGCTCATCAGCACGCCGCCGGCGCACGCAAAGTCAAAGGGGGGC CGGATGCCCAGGGCCTGGGTCGGTCTCGGGGTGGGCTGAGCACCAAGATCCATGCCGCCGGCGATGCGCTCGGTCTGCCGCTTCGCCTGATCGGCACGCCAGGACAGCGCAACGACATCACAGCCGCCCATGATCTCGTCAACGGTCTCGACGCCGCTGCCCTCCTGGCCGACAAGGGCTACGATGCCGGGCACCTCATTGAGAAACTGGAGAAGACGGGAACCGAAATCGTCATCCCGCCCAAACGGGATCGCAAAACGCAGCGAGCTTACGACACCGCACTTTACAAGGAGCGCAACCGCATTGAGCGCTTCTTCAACAAGCTCAAACAGTTCCGTCGCGTGGCAACCCGCTACGACAAATTGCTCGCAAACTTCATGGGGTTCGTCAAACTCGCCGCTATCGCCATATGGCTCAAATAG
- a CDS encoding ABC transporter substrate-binding protein, producing the protein MVSTNQSLRAKMIACVLGLAVASQASAAETYQAGVEASFPPWSYVEGGEFKSIAVDAVREIAKEKGFNVEFKDLPWTSLVPALASNKIDVLVTGMFVTKERNEVIDYTVPWWETNDVVLISTTDKRTIASALCCDAKVGTQSGSGWERWIDDNFVNGEFPTKVTMQTYDDPIAATEDLRTGRINSIVFSADVAADLISKGLPVKEVGSITTRRPWAIAAGKDDPKRLLAVLGRGDDLTDRDSQEGANQIQH; encoded by the coding sequence ATGGTATCCACTAATCAATCTCTTCGGGCGAAAATGATCGCCTGTGTTCTTGGCCTAGCTGTCGCTTCCCAAGCTTCTGCGGCAGAGACCTATCAGGCTGGCGTAGAAGCCTCCTTTCCTCCGTGGTCCTACGTGGAAGGTGGAGAATTCAAAAGCATCGCAGTCGACGCCGTACGGGAGATCGCCAAAGAAAAAGGTTTCAATGTCGAATTCAAGGACCTTCCGTGGACTTCGCTCGTACCCGCGCTGGCATCGAATAAGATCGATGTTCTGGTCACTGGTATGTTCGTTACCAAGGAAAGAAACGAGGTTATCGACTACACCGTGCCGTGGTGGGAAACGAACGACGTTGTTCTCATCAGCACAACCGACAAGAGGACGATTGCGAGCGCACTTTGTTGCGATGCCAAAGTCGGCACTCAATCTGGGTCAGGATGGGAGAGGTGGATTGACGATAACTTCGTAAATGGAGAATTCCCCACCAAAGTCACGATGCAAACATATGATGATCCAATTGCTGCAACTGAGGACCTCCGGACGGGCAGGATCAATTCGATCGTGTTCAGTGCCGACGTCGCGGCAGATCTCATTTCTAAAGGGCTGCCAGTGAAAGAGGTTGGATCGATAACGACGCGCCGCCCATGGGCCATCGCAGCTGGGAAGGACGACCCCAAAAGATTGCTTGCTGTTCTAGGCCGTGGTGACGATTTAACGGATCGGGATTCCCAAGAAGGAGCAAATCAGATTCAACACTGA
- the pcaB gene encoding 3-carboxy-cis,cis-muconate cycloisomerase, with the protein MASTVFDSLLFRDMFGTSEMRQIFADQELVASYIAVEAALARAQARIGLVPKQAADQITAAAENIELDWERLKKETDIVGYPILPLVRQLSAAAGEAGKYVHWGATTQDIMDTATILQLRKALSLVQKDLSELSKILAGMSARYRDVPLAGRTHLQHALPVTFGFKAAVWLSSINRHEQRLEQLLPRVLVGQYSGAAGTLASLGRDGLSVQKLLCEELQLGQPDITWHVARDGIAEAVSFLGLVTGSLGKIATDVMIMASTEFGEVAEPFVPHRGASSTMPQKRNPISSELMLAAAKSVRQHVASILDGMIHDFERATGPWHLEWLSIPESFLLTSSSLANAKFMLAGLCVDEQRMRSNLDMSGGLIVAEAVMMAIAPALGRQVAHDVVYEACTQAFIGRRALLDVLLENKEIVAAAEGRERLTDLCDPVNYLGQAGEMVDRLLDAVTASDNLRRVG; encoded by the coding sequence ATGGCGTCAACCGTTTTTGATTCACTTCTGTTCCGCGACATGTTTGGCACATCAGAAATGAGGCAAATCTTCGCAGACCAGGAGCTGGTTGCTTCGTACATTGCTGTAGAAGCGGCGCTCGCCCGCGCCCAGGCGCGCATCGGACTTGTTCCAAAACAAGCTGCAGATCAAATTACTGCTGCTGCGGAGAACATTGAACTCGATTGGGAGCGCCTAAAAAAGGAGACCGATATCGTAGGTTATCCAATTCTTCCGCTTGTCCGACAGCTTTCCGCCGCGGCGGGAGAGGCAGGTAAATACGTTCACTGGGGTGCCACTACCCAGGACATAATGGACACCGCCACAATCTTGCAACTGCGGAAGGCTCTGTCACTCGTTCAGAAGGATCTCTCCGAACTTAGCAAAATTTTGGCGGGGATGTCGGCCCGCTATCGCGACGTTCCTTTGGCGGGCCGCACCCATCTTCAGCACGCGCTGCCAGTGACTTTCGGTTTCAAGGCGGCGGTTTGGCTGTCTTCGATCAATCGTCACGAACAGCGGCTGGAACAGCTTTTGCCTAGGGTCCTTGTCGGGCAGTATTCCGGAGCCGCTGGCACTCTTGCATCTCTTGGCCGGGATGGCCTTTCGGTTCAGAAGCTGCTTTGTGAAGAATTGCAACTCGGCCAACCGGACATCACCTGGCACGTGGCTCGAGATGGCATTGCTGAAGCGGTATCATTCCTAGGCCTGGTCACCGGTTCGTTGGGAAAGATAGCGACCGACGTGATGATTATGGCGTCCACGGAATTCGGCGAGGTGGCCGAACCGTTTGTGCCACATCGCGGAGCGTCATCCACTATGCCGCAAAAACGAAATCCAATTTCAAGCGAATTGATGCTGGCAGCAGCAAAAAGTGTAAGGCAGCATGTCGCGTCTATTTTAGACGGAATGATCCACGATTTTGAGAGAGCGACTGGCCCATGGCATCTTGAATGGCTCTCCATTCCCGAGTCGTTTCTCTTGACCTCGTCAAGCCTTGCAAATGCAAAGTTTATGCTCGCCGGCCTCTGCGTGGATGAACAACGCATGCGGTCCAACCTTGATATGTCCGGAGGGCTTATCGTGGCAGAGGCTGTCATGATGGCGATTGCGCCGGCGCTCGGCCGACAAGTCGCCCATGACGTCGTTTATGAAGCTTGCACCCAAGCATTTATTGGCCGCCGCGCGCTGCTCGATGTCCTTTTGGAGAACAAGGAAATTGTTGCGGCGGCCGAAGGTCGGGAGAGGCTGACTGATCTTTGTGATCCGGTTAATTATCTCGGCCAGGCTGGGGAGATGGTCGACCGATTACTCGATGCAGTTACTGCGTCAGATAATCTGCGGAGGGTCGGCTAA